Proteins encoded in a region of the Vicia villosa cultivar HV-30 ecotype Madison, WI linkage group LG5, Vvil1.0, whole genome shotgun sequence genome:
- the LOC131601089 gene encoding uncharacterized membrane protein At1g16860-like isoform X1, whose translation MGSRIPSHQLSNGLYVSGRPEQPKERVPTMSSAAMPYTGGDIKKSGELGKMFDIPVDGSKSRKSGPLTGAPSRATSFGGAGSHSGPIHPNAAARAIYTTSGSMSIGGAAGSTSQKKSNSGPLSKHGEPVKRSSGPQSGGVTPTGRQNSGPLPPVLPTTGLITSGPITSGPLNSSGAPRKVSGPLEATGSMKLQGSAAAVHNQAVTVLSQGDEYSFRRNFPKAMLWLLILLFVMGFIAGGFILGAVHNPILLIVVVILFGLVAASFTWNTYWGRRAIMGFVANYPDSELRTAKNGQFVKVSGVVTCGNVPLESSFQKVPRCVYTSTSLYEYRGWDSKAANPTHRRFSWGLRLLERRVVDFYISDFQSGLRALVKTGHGARVTPYVDDSNLFNVNPTKEELSPEFLRWLGERNLSSDDRIMRLEEGHIKEGSTVSVMGVVHRNENVLMIVPPPEPITTGCHWLKCIFPASLEGIVLRCEDMSKTDVIPV comes from the exons ATGGGTTCTAGAATCCCATCTCATCAGCTTAGTAATGGCCTATATGTGTCTGGGCGGCCAGAGCAGCCGAAAGAAAGGGTTCCAACGATGTCCTCCGCAGCCATGCCATATACTGGCGGAGACATAAAAAAGTCGGGAGAATTGGGAAAAATGTTTGATATTCCTGTTGATGGTTCGAAATCTAGAAAATCTGGACCATTAACAGGTGCACCATCACGAGCAACATCTTTCGGAGGAGCCGGTTCACATTCCGGCCCGATTCATCCTAATGCTGCCGCTCGAGCTATCTATACTACTTCAGGTTCCATGTCTATTGGTGGCGCGGCTGGTTCAACTTCACAAAAGAAATCGAATTCCGGGCCGCTGAGTAAGCACGGGGAACCGGTTAAAAGGTCTTCTGGTCCTCAGTCTGGGGGAGTAACTCCAACCGGACGTCAAAATTCTGGACCTCTTCCTCCTGTTCTTCCGACAACAGGTCTCATTACATCGGGGCCCATAACATCTGGCCCGCTAAACTCTTCCGGTGCTCCTAGGAAAGTGTCCGGTCCTCTGGAAGCGACAGGTTCGATGAAGCTGCAAGGCTCTGCTGCAGCTGTTCACAATCAAGCTGTGACTGTTCTTAGTCAAGGTGATGAATACTCCTTCAGAAGGAATTTTCCAAAGGCCATGTTATGGTTATTAATTCTGCTTTTTGTCATGGGTTTCATTGCTGGCGGTTTTATTCTTGGAGCCGTGCACAATCCCATTCTCCTTATTGTGGTTGTGATTCTCTTTGGTTTAGTTGCTGCGTCTTTCACTTGGAATACTTATTGGGGAAGAAGAGCTATAATGGGCTTCGTTGCTAATTATCCAGACTCCGAGCTTAGAACTGCAAAGAATGGGCAGTTTGTGAAGGTTTCCGGG GTTGTTACTTGCGGCAATGTACCTCTCGAGTCATCTTTCCAAAAAGTGCCGAGATGCGTATATACATCAACAAGTTTATACGAGTATCGAGGATGGGACTCAAAAGCTGCTAATCCTACACATCGACGATTTTCTTGGGGCCTTAGATTGCTGGAA AGGCGTGTGGTTGACTTTTACATCTCCGATTTCCAATCTGGTTTAAGGGCATTGGTTAAGACTGGTCATGGAGCAAGAGTGACCCCTTATGTTGATGACTCAAATCTCTTCAATGTAAATCCAACCAAAGAAGAGTTATCTCCAGAGTTTCTCCGGTGGTTGGGAGAGAGAAATTTGTCAAGTGACGACCGCATCATGCGGCTAGAAGAAGG GCATATAAAAGAAGGAAGCACAGTGAGTGTAATGGGAGTAGTTCACAGGAATGAGAATGTGCTTATGATAGTTCCACCACCAGAGCCAATCACAACAGGTTGCCATTGGTTGAAGTGTATATTTCCTGCAAGCTTGGAAGGAATAGTGTTAAGATGTGAGGACATGTCAAAGACTGATGTGATACCAGTTTGA
- the LOC131601086 gene encoding F-box/kelch-repeat protein At1g51550 — protein sequence MEETTSVSSCNHNYSGSPITNIPQDYIFTIILFLPIDAILSLSMTCKRFKGVTSSDTLWKSLCKRDLGSTCVDSLLKSCNSNHHVHQFSWMKLYKQVYKIDSVCCHKLSYPHGDLDFPKARASHSLNFVSDCLVLFGGGSDGGRHLDDTWVAYIGNDFQKILKWKTVHSGIPSGRFGHTCVEMGDFLVLFGGINDHGNRQNDTWIGKLTHNENKSITFSWKMLDIGSIAPPPRGAHAACCIDGKRMVIHGGIGLNGLRLGDTWILELSDSHCFGTWIEIAIHPSPPPRSGHTLTCVARNRTILFGGRGLGYEVLHDVWLLDTCQGCMRWIQVLYDLQNIPDGVSLPRVGHTATMVLGGRLLIYGGEDSSRHRKNDFWILDISSIPSTGASSKIVLTRMWKHWKSNGYEPKARSFHRACVDPSGRYLYVFGGMVDGLVQPVEPSGLGFDKELFHVELVLQL from the exons ATGGAAGAAACCACTAGTGTTAGTTCTTGTAATCATAATTATAGTGGATCACCAATAACCAACATACCTCAAGATTACATCTTTACTATTATCCTTTTTCTTCCTATAGATGCAATCCTTTCTCTATCCATGACTTGCAAGAGATTCAAAGGTGTAACTTCATCTGACACACTGTGGAAATCTCTATGCAAGAGAGACTTAGGTTCAACATGTGTAGATTCATTACTCAAGTCTTGTAACTCCAATCACCATGTTCATCAATTTTCATGGATGAAACTTTACAAACAAGTGTACAAGATTGATTCTGTTTGTTGTCATAAATTGTCATACCCTCATGGAGATTTGGATTTCCCTAAAGCTAGAGCTTCTCACTCTCTCAACTTTGTTTCTGATTGTCTTGTTTTGTTTGGTGGTGGCTCTGATGGAG GCCGACATCTTGATGACACGTGGGTGGCATACATTGGTAATGATTTCCAGAAAATATTGAAATGGAAGACAGTTCATTCAGGAATTCCAAGTGGAAGATTTGGTCATACATGTGTGGAAATGGGTGATTTCCTTGTTCTCTTTGGAGGCATCAATGATCATGGAAACCGTCAAAATGATACATGGATTGGAAAACTTACACACAATGAAAACAAAAGCATTACATTTTCATGGAAAATGCTAGATATTGGGAGTATTGCTCCACCTCCTAGGGGAGCTCATGCTGCTTGTTGTATTGATGGCAAGAGAATGGTAATCCATGGAGGAATAGGACTTAACGGCCTCCGTTTAGGGGACACATGGATATTAGAGCTGTCAGATAGTCATTGTTTCGGTACATGGATTGAGATTGCAATCCATCCATCGCCTCCTCCACGATCAGGACACACGTTAACTTGCGTTGCAAGAAATAGGACAATACTATTTGGTGGTAGAGGTTTAGGTTATGAAGTGCTTCATGATGTTTGGTTATTGGATACTTGTCAAGGTTGCATGAGATGGATTCAAGTACTTTATGATTTACAAAATATACCAGATGGTGTTTCACTTCCTAGAGTTGGTCACACTGCTACAATGGTTTTAGGAGGTAGGTTGTTAATTTATGGAGGAGAAGACTCATCAAGACATAGGAAAAATGACTTTTGGATATTAGATATTAGTTCTATTCCTTCAACCGGAGCAAGTTCAAAGATAGTGCTGACAAGAATGTGGAAACACTGGAAATCAAACGGATACGAACCTAAGGCTAGATCGTTTCATCGGGCCTGCGTAGATCCTTCTGGTCGTTATTTGTACGTGTTTGGTGGAATGGTGGATGGTTTAGTTCAGCCTGTTGAACCTTCTGGACTTGGGTTTGATAAAGAGCTCTTTCATGTGGAGCTTGTGCTTCAACTCTAA
- the LOC131601087 gene encoding kelch repeat-containing protein At3g27220: MVRPSVKVGSAKLVLICVTLLGFALIADFLWASSSSPSSYFSLPNSKPSTTFIVPKENKNKKKDGSSVRLLADAYADLPGPQLTWQKMATSPVPRLDGAAIQIRNRLFVFAGYGTINLVHSHVDIYNFDDGTWGESFDMPKEMAHSHLGMVTDGRYIYVVTGQYGPQCRGPTARNFVLDTETKQWSDLPSLPVPRYAPATQLWRGRLHVMGGSKENRHTPGLEHWSLAVKNGRALEKEWRSEIPIPRGGPHRACVVANDRLYVIGGQEGDFMAKPGSPIFKCSRRMEVVFSDVYMLDDEMKWKELPPMPKPNSHIEFAWVLVNNSIVILGGTTEKHPETKKMVLNGEVVQFNLNTLKWSVIGKLPYRVKTTLVGFWNGWLYFTSGQRDKGPDDPSPKKVIGEMWRTKLKLNE, from the exons ATGGTTCGTCCGTCGGTAAAAGTGGGTTCCGCCAAATTGGTTCTGATCTGCGTTACTCTTCTAGGGTTTGCTCTCATTGCCGATTTTCtctgggcttcttcttcttccccttcTTCCTATTTCTCTCTTCCCAATTCCAAACCCTCCACCACCTTCATTGTCCCCAaagagaacaagaacaagaagaaaGATGGTAGTTCTGTTAGATTGCTTGCAGATGCTTATGCAGATTTGCCTGGTCCTCAACTCACTTGGCAAAAAATGGCAACTTCACCTGTTCCTCGTCTTGATGGTGCTGCTATTCAGATTCGAAATCGTCTCTTTGTTTTTGCTGGATATGGCACCATTAATCTT gtacattCTCATGTtgatatatataattttgatgaTGGAACTTGGGGAGAAAGTTTTGACATGCCAAAAGAAATGGCACATTCGCATTTAGGAATGGTGACAGATGGAAGATACATTTATGTAGTTACTGGGCAGTACGGCCCACAATGTAGAGGTCCCACCGCTCGTAACTTTGTGCTTGACACTGAAACAAAGCAATGGAGTGATCTCCCTTCTTTGCCAGTCCCtag ATATGCACCAGCAACTCAACTTTGGAGAGGTAGATTGCATGTGATGGGTGGCAGTAAAGAGAATCGACATACACCTGGATTAGAACATTGGAGTCTTGCTGTCAAGAATGGAAGAGCATTAGAAAAGGAGTGGAGAAGTGAAATACCCATTCCCCGTGGAGGACCTCACAG GGCTTGTGTTGTGGCCAATGATCGTCTCTATGTTATTGGTGGTCAAGAAGGTGATTTTATGGCCAAACCTGGGTCACCTATTTTTAAGTGCTCACGCAGGATGGAG GTGGTCTTTAGTGATGTTTACATGTTGGATGACGAGATGAAGTGGAAAGAGCTACCTCCAATGCCAAAACCAAATTCACATATTGAATTTGCGTGGGTGCTTGTAAACAATTCAATTGTTATTCTTGGAGGCACCACAGAAAAGCACCCTGAAACCAAGAAAATGGTTTTAAACGGAGAAGTGGTCCAGTTTAACTTGAATACTTTG AAGTGGTCAGTGATTGGAAAATTACCATACCGGGTGAAAACGACTTTAGTAGGATTTTGGAATGGATGGTTGTACTTCACTTCAGGACAGAGAGACAAGGGACCCGATGATCCATCACCAAAAAAGGTCATTGGAGAAATGTGGAgaacaaaattaaaattgaatgagTGA
- the LOC131606089 gene encoding uncharacterized protein LOC131606089 produces MSLSISSFSTLTPTLPSFRFKVSAMVSTVTTTKVVPAVIVGGGRVGKALQDMGEGQDVLVKRGDSIPLDFEGPILVCTRNDDLDSVLQTTPLSRWNDLVFFQNGMLEPWLESKGLKEGNQVLAYFAVSKLGESPIDGKTDTNPEGLTAAYGKWSSAVSERLVAGGLSCKVLEKEAFQKQMLEKLIWICSVMLVGARHGGVSVGIVEKEFRSELCSLITELASAAASEKGLTFEEAMEDRLCAYSRAVAHFPTAVKEFKWRNGWFYSLSEKATSQGKQDPCPLHTQWLRELKVV; encoded by the exons ATGTCTCTCTCTATCTCTAGCTTTTCCACTCTCACCCCCACGCTTCCCTCTTTCAGATTCAAAGTCTCCGCCATGGTTTCCACCGTCACCACCACTAAAGTAGTCCCCGCCGTCATTGTCGGCGGCGGAAGAGTTGGAAAGGCTTTACAAGACATGGGAGAAGGCCAAGACGTTCTTGTCAAACGTGGAGATTCGATTCCTCTTGATTTTGAAGGTCCTATTTTGGTTTGTACTAGGAATGATGATCTTGATTCTGTTCTTCAAACCACTCCTCTTTCCAGATGGAACG ATTTGGTGTTTTTCCAGAATGGAATGTTGGAACCGTGGCTAGAGAGTAAAGGTTTGAAGGAAGGGAATCAAGTGTTGGCGTATTTTGCAGTGTCGAAACTTGGAGAGTCTCCTATTGATGGTAAGACGGATACCAATCCTGAAGGATTGACGGCTGCTTATGGCAAGTGGTCTTCGGCTGTTTCTGAAAGATTAGTAGCTGGAGGCCTCTCTTGCAAG GTTCTGGAGAAGGAAGCATTTCAGAAGCAGATGTTAGAAAAGCTCATATGGATTTGTTCTGTCATGCTCGTTGGAGCACGTCACGGAGGGGTTTCTGTTGGTATCGTGGAAAAGGAATTCCGCTCTGAG TTATGTAGCCTGATAACAGAGCTAGCATCAGCAGCAGCAAGTGAAAAGGGGTTAACATTTGAAGAAGCCATGGAAGACAGATTGTGCGCGTATTCCCGAGCTGTTGCTCATTTTCCCACAGCAGTGAAGGAG TTCAAATGGAGGAATGGTTGGTTTTATTCTCTTTCTGAGAAAGCTACCTCCCAAGGCAAGCAGGATCCATGTCCTCTACATACTCAATGGCTAAGAGAATTGAAAGTTGTATAA
- the LOC131601089 gene encoding uncharacterized membrane protein At1g16860-like isoform X2 — MGSRIPSHQLSNGLYVSGRPEQPKERVPTMSSAAMPYTGGDIKKSGELGKMFDIPVDGSKSRKSGPLTGAPSRATSFGGAGSHSGPIHPNAAARAIYTTSGSMSIGGAAGSTSQKKSNSGPLSKHGEPVKRSSGPQSGGVTPTGRQNSGPLPPVLPTTGLITSGPITSGPLNSSGAPRKVSGPLEATGSMKLQGSAAAVHNQAVTVLSQVAASFTWNTYWGRRAIMGFVANYPDSELRTAKNGQFVKVSGVVTCGNVPLESSFQKVPRCVYTSTSLYEYRGWDSKAANPTHRRFSWGLRLLERRVVDFYISDFQSGLRALVKTGHGARVTPYVDDSNLFNVNPTKEELSPEFLRWLGERNLSSDDRIMRLEEGHIKEGSTVSVMGVVHRNENVLMIVPPPEPITTGCHWLKCIFPASLEGIVLRCEDMSKTDVIPV, encoded by the exons ATGGGTTCTAGAATCCCATCTCATCAGCTTAGTAATGGCCTATATGTGTCTGGGCGGCCAGAGCAGCCGAAAGAAAGGGTTCCAACGATGTCCTCCGCAGCCATGCCATATACTGGCGGAGACATAAAAAAGTCGGGAGAATTGGGAAAAATGTTTGATATTCCTGTTGATGGTTCGAAATCTAGAAAATCTGGACCATTAACAGGTGCACCATCACGAGCAACATCTTTCGGAGGAGCCGGTTCACATTCCGGCCCGATTCATCCTAATGCTGCCGCTCGAGCTATCTATACTACTTCAGGTTCCATGTCTATTGGTGGCGCGGCTGGTTCAACTTCACAAAAGAAATCGAATTCCGGGCCGCTGAGTAAGCACGGGGAACCGGTTAAAAGGTCTTCTGGTCCTCAGTCTGGGGGAGTAACTCCAACCGGACGTCAAAATTCTGGACCTCTTCCTCCTGTTCTTCCGACAACAGGTCTCATTACATCGGGGCCCATAACATCTGGCCCGCTAAACTCTTCCGGTGCTCCTAGGAAAGTGTCCGGTCCTCTGGAAGCGACAGGTTCGATGAAGCTGCAAGGCTCTGCTGCAGCTGTTCACAATCAAGCTGTGACTGTTCTTAGTCAAG TTGCTGCGTCTTTCACTTGGAATACTTATTGGGGAAGAAGAGCTATAATGGGCTTCGTTGCTAATTATCCAGACTCCGAGCTTAGAACTGCAAAGAATGGGCAGTTTGTGAAGGTTTCCGGG GTTGTTACTTGCGGCAATGTACCTCTCGAGTCATCTTTCCAAAAAGTGCCGAGATGCGTATATACATCAACAAGTTTATACGAGTATCGAGGATGGGACTCAAAAGCTGCTAATCCTACACATCGACGATTTTCTTGGGGCCTTAGATTGCTGGAA AGGCGTGTGGTTGACTTTTACATCTCCGATTTCCAATCTGGTTTAAGGGCATTGGTTAAGACTGGTCATGGAGCAAGAGTGACCCCTTATGTTGATGACTCAAATCTCTTCAATGTAAATCCAACCAAAGAAGAGTTATCTCCAGAGTTTCTCCGGTGGTTGGGAGAGAGAAATTTGTCAAGTGACGACCGCATCATGCGGCTAGAAGAAGG GCATATAAAAGAAGGAAGCACAGTGAGTGTAATGGGAGTAGTTCACAGGAATGAGAATGTGCTTATGATAGTTCCACCACCAGAGCCAATCACAACAGGTTGCCATTGGTTGAAGTGTATATTTCCTGCAAGCTTGGAAGGAATAGTGTTAAGATGTGAGGACATGTCAAAGACTGATGTGATACCAGTTTGA